From a single Myxocyprinus asiaticus isolate MX2 ecotype Aquarium Trade chromosome 47, UBuf_Myxa_2, whole genome shotgun sequence genomic region:
- the LOC127436631 gene encoding deleted in malignant brain tumors 1 protein-like isoform X1, translating into MKICLTLIILTCIVTMTTSDTGNVRLVNGYSRCSGRVEVFHRGQWGTVCHYNWDLTDAAVVCREMDCGEALRAVGYAYFGPGSGLIWMGNVSCSGPESTLKTCVSRGWGVHSCDHRFDAGVICSDIGSVRLVDGNSSCSGRVEVLHDGQWGTVCSYNWDTTDAAVVCKQLDCGEALQAPRDAHFGPGSGPISMGNVSCTGSESTLKSCESNGWDALKCFHIHDAGVICSVSQTERRPAQSTSITPPQTPAAASLSIPPVVVIVLGSVLLLLLLPLIILIQQNRAMRRAVSNMRRRTWTEADYEKIDHRRTTEAFYKEIDHRDDLISQRGESY; encoded by the exons ATGAAGATTTGTCTGACACTCATTATTCTCACTTGCATCGTCACTATGACCACATCTG ACACTGGAAATGTTAGGTTGGTGAATGGTTACAGCCGCTGCAGTGGGAGAGTGGAGGTTTTTCATAGAGGTCAATGGGGAACAGTGTGTCATTATAACTGGGACTTGActgatgctgcagtggtgtgtagagaAATGGACTGTGGAGAGGCTTTACGTGCAGTTGGATATGCTTACTTTGGACCAGGATCAGGACTAATCTGGATGGGTAATGTGAGCTGTAGTGGACCAGAATCTACTCTGAAGACCTGTGTTTCAAGAGGATGGGGTGTTCATAGTTGTGACCATAGATTTGATGCTGGAGTCATCTGCTCAG ATATTGGGAGTGTTCGCTTGGTGGATGGTAACAGTTCTTGTAGTGGAAGAGTGGAGGTTTTACATGATGGACAGTGGGGAACAGTGTGCAGTTATAACTGGGACACAActgatgctgcagtggtgtgtaaaCAGCTGGACTGTGGAGAGGCTTTACAAGCACCAAGAGATGCTCACTTTGGACCAGGATCAGGACCAATTTCCATGGGTAATGTGAGCTGTACTGGATCAGAATCTACTCTGAAGAGCTGTGAATCAAATGGATGGGATGCACTTAAGTGTTTTCATATTCATGATGCTGGAGTCATCTGTTCAG TTTCACAGACAGAAAGGAGACCAGCACAATCAACATCGATCACTCCTCCACAAACTCCTGCAGCAGCTTCTCTCTCCATACCTCCAGTGGTTGTGATTGTACTGGGATCTGTGCTCTTACTGCTCTTACTGCCACTCATTATACTGATTCAGCAGAACAGAGCGATGAGGAGAG CTGTGTCTAACATGAGACGCAGGACTTGGACTGAGGCAGATTATGAGAAGATTGATCACAGACGTACAACCGAGGCCTTTTATAAGGAGATTGATCACAGAGACGATCTCATATCTCAAAGGGGTGAGTCTTATTGA
- the LOC127436631 gene encoding deleted in malignant brain tumors 1 protein-like isoform X2 → MKICLTLIILTCIVTMTTSDTGNVRLVNGYSRCSGRVEVFHRGQWGTVCHYNWDLTDAAVVCREMDCGEALRAVGYAYFGPGSGLIWMGNVSCSGPESTLKTCVSRGWGVHSCDHRFDAGVICSDIGSVRLVDGNSSCSGRVEVLHDGQWGTVCSYNWDTTDAAVVCKQLDCGEALQAPRDAHFGPGSGPISMGNVSCTGSESTLKSCESNGWDALKCFHIHDAGVICSVSQTERRPAQSTSITPPQTPAAASLSIPPVVVIVLGSVLLLLLLPLIILIQQNRAMRRAVSNMRRRTWTEADYEKIDHRRTTEAFYKEIDHRDDLISQRGA, encoded by the exons ATGAAGATTTGTCTGACACTCATTATTCTCACTTGCATCGTCACTATGACCACATCTG ACACTGGAAATGTTAGGTTGGTGAATGGTTACAGCCGCTGCAGTGGGAGAGTGGAGGTTTTTCATAGAGGTCAATGGGGAACAGTGTGTCATTATAACTGGGACTTGActgatgctgcagtggtgtgtagagaAATGGACTGTGGAGAGGCTTTACGTGCAGTTGGATATGCTTACTTTGGACCAGGATCAGGACTAATCTGGATGGGTAATGTGAGCTGTAGTGGACCAGAATCTACTCTGAAGACCTGTGTTTCAAGAGGATGGGGTGTTCATAGTTGTGACCATAGATTTGATGCTGGAGTCATCTGCTCAG ATATTGGGAGTGTTCGCTTGGTGGATGGTAACAGTTCTTGTAGTGGAAGAGTGGAGGTTTTACATGATGGACAGTGGGGAACAGTGTGCAGTTATAACTGGGACACAActgatgctgcagtggtgtgtaaaCAGCTGGACTGTGGAGAGGCTTTACAAGCACCAAGAGATGCTCACTTTGGACCAGGATCAGGACCAATTTCCATGGGTAATGTGAGCTGTACTGGATCAGAATCTACTCTGAAGAGCTGTGAATCAAATGGATGGGATGCACTTAAGTGTTTTCATATTCATGATGCTGGAGTCATCTGTTCAG TTTCACAGACAGAAAGGAGACCAGCACAATCAACATCGATCACTCCTCCACAAACTCCTGCAGCAGCTTCTCTCTCCATACCTCCAGTGGTTGTGATTGTACTGGGATCTGTGCTCTTACTGCTCTTACTGCCACTCATTATACTGATTCAGCAGAACAGAGCGATGAGGAGAG CTGTGTCTAACATGAGACGCAGGACTTGGACTGAGGCAGATTATGAGAAGATTGATCACAGACGTACAACCGAGGCCTTTTATAAGGAGATTGATCACAGAGACGATCTCATATCTCAAAGGG gagccTGA
- the LOC127436631 gene encoding deleted in malignant brain tumors 1 protein-like isoform X3, whose product MKICLTLIILTCIVTMTTSDTGNVRLVNGYSRCSGRVEVFHRGQWGTVCHYNWDLTDAAVVCREMDCGEALRAVGYAYFGPGSGLIWMGNVSCSGPESTLKTCVSRGWGVHSCDHRFDAGVICSDIGSVRLVDGNSSCSGRVEVLHDGQWGTVCSYNWDTTDAAVVCKQLDCGEALQAPRDAHFGPGSGPISMVSQTERRPAQSTSITPPQTPAAASLSIPPVVVIVLGSVLLLLLLPLIILIQQNRAMRRAVSNMRRRTWTEADYEKIDHRRTTEAFYKEIDHRDDLISQRGESY is encoded by the exons ATGAAGATTTGTCTGACACTCATTATTCTCACTTGCATCGTCACTATGACCACATCTG ACACTGGAAATGTTAGGTTGGTGAATGGTTACAGCCGCTGCAGTGGGAGAGTGGAGGTTTTTCATAGAGGTCAATGGGGAACAGTGTGTCATTATAACTGGGACTTGActgatgctgcagtggtgtgtagagaAATGGACTGTGGAGAGGCTTTACGTGCAGTTGGATATGCTTACTTTGGACCAGGATCAGGACTAATCTGGATGGGTAATGTGAGCTGTAGTGGACCAGAATCTACTCTGAAGACCTGTGTTTCAAGAGGATGGGGTGTTCATAGTTGTGACCATAGATTTGATGCTGGAGTCATCTGCTCAG ATATTGGGAGTGTTCGCTTGGTGGATGGTAACAGTTCTTGTAGTGGAAGAGTGGAGGTTTTACATGATGGACAGTGGGGAACAGTGTGCAGTTATAACTGGGACACAActgatgctgcagtggtgtgtaaaCAGCTGGACTGTGGAGAGGCTTTACAAGCACCAAGAGATGCTCACTTTGGACCAGGATCAGGACCAATTTCCATGG TTTCACAGACAGAAAGGAGACCAGCACAATCAACATCGATCACTCCTCCACAAACTCCTGCAGCAGCTTCTCTCTCCATACCTCCAGTGGTTGTGATTGTACTGGGATCTGTGCTCTTACTGCTCTTACTGCCACTCATTATACTGATTCAGCAGAACAGAGCGATGAGGAGAG CTGTGTCTAACATGAGACGCAGGACTTGGACTGAGGCAGATTATGAGAAGATTGATCACAGACGTACAACCGAGGCCTTTTATAAGGAGATTGATCACAGAGACGATCTCATATCTCAAAGGGGTGAGTCTTATTGA